DNA from Arthrobacter sp. PvP023:
GCGGCGAGATGCAGCATCCCCCCAAAATAGATCAGGGAGTTCGACGCCTGGGCGATGTGGTTCTGCAGGTACTCGTCCAGGACGTCGAACTCACCGGCATGGAGCAGCGCCAGCAAGTAGCGTCGCATCACGAACTCGGCGTATTCAAGGCGCCGGTCGCCGCTATCGGCAAGGATGTCCTCAACGTCCATGATTATCTGGATTGCGGACACGGCACGTCCCGTGAGTGCCAGCGACTCTGCCAGCAACGTCCCGGCCAGCAGCCGGGACTCGTCGTCGTCCGTGGACTCCCAGATCTGCTGGAGTTCCGGCTCCGCCTCCACATGGCGTCCTGCCGCCTGGTAGCCCTCCAGGGCAAGAAGCCTGCTGCCAAGCCGCGCCGTCGCAAACTCCTTGGCATCGAATCCGGGCCGGGCCTCTTCCAGCCTCGAAACGGCTTCCGCCCACGCATCGGCCGCCCGCAGCACGGACTCCGGACCGTTGCGTTTGCCGGCCGCGAGTTGCGCCGCCAGCATAGAAGCCTGGCGGACGGTTCGAAGGTCGGTGGCTTGTTCCACCACGCCCTCAAGGCACAGGCCGGCTCCCATGGGATCCCGTCCGTACAGCTTGGCGCGGGCCAGTTCCACCTGCGCGGCAAGCTTCAGGGACGGATCCCTGATGGCGCCGACCACCCGTTCCACGTATTCGGGAATGAAGAGACGGTTCGCCAGCTGGGCCGCCTCAAGAATGTCGGCGTCGGGGACAGTTGCGCCGGACTCCAGAGCCCAGGTGACGTGCCGGAGCCTGCCGTCCAGGGTCTCCGGCCGCGAGTCCATCAGGTCAACGATCCGCCTCCGGATGGTCACGCTGCGGGCGGTCGGGACCAGCTGCCTGATCACTTCGCCGATCAGGGGCTGGGCCAGGCGGACATGCCTCGCCGGGTCCGCCGAGATCGCGATGAACTGGAGCTCCTTGAGCTCGTCGACGGCGTGGCTGTCGCTGGCACGCTGGAGGACGCTGAGGGGGATCGCCTCAGCGAGCGCCACTGATTCCAAGGCCTGGCGCTGACCGGGGTTCAGCTGCATGATCTGGTTCCTGACGAGGTCCATCAGCCGGACAGTGGCTGCTCCCGGCTCGCTCAATAGCACCCACGTGTCATTTCGCTGCACCAGGTGGCCGCGGGTCTTGGCATGGGCTATCAGTTCCAGCAGGAACATCGGATTTCCGCCGGACGACCTGAACAGGACCGCGCTCGCGCTGGGGACCAGCGGTGAGCCCAGCACCCGGGTGCACAACTCGTCCGATTCTTCCTTGCTCAGCGGCTGCAGTTCGAAACGGTCAACCAGGCCTTCCGACCACATGGACAACACCTCGGGCGGCGGTGACGGGTGCGGCCGGCACAGCAGCACCACCCTGGCGGCTTCGGCAGCGGCCAGCTGGGCAATGACAGCGGCGCTGCTGTCATCCAGGTGCTGGGCGTCTTCCACGACCAGGACAGCCTGCGACTGGTCCCGCAAGCCCTCCGGATTGAGCTCCGTTACCAAAGCCTTAAGCACGGCACGCGGCTGGTCCGTCTGTCCGGGAGTCAACGCCGTCAGCAAGGGCGCAAGGGCCGCGTACGGTACCTCGGAGAGCGAAGGACCCGCGTAGACGTAGAAGGGCCGGATCCGGCTGCCAAGCTCAAAGATCACCTCATTGGCGAGCGCCGTCTTGCCGATGCCGGCATCGCCAAGGATGAGCGCACCCGGGCCGTTGGCGTCCAGAAGGCAATCGACAACCGAGGCAACCATGCCGAATCGCCCGATCAGCCTCTCTGCCGTGATGGTGGACTCAGTCATGGCTAGTCATCTCCTGTACTGCCGAGGGCTACCGGAAGCTCCAAACGCTCTTCGATTTTCAGCTTGCCGTAGATCTGGTAGAGGTGGCCCTCCACGGTCCGTACGGAAACGTGCAGCTGGGCTGCGATGCTCTTGTTGCTCGCTCCGGCTGCGGCCAGCTGCGCAATCTGGAGCTCCCGGGCTGTCAGGGTGAGGCGGTCGTGGGTTCCGTCCTGGGGCGTCCGCAGCCTCCTGCGGCAGGT
Protein-coding regions in this window:
- a CDS encoding LuxR family transcriptional regulator yields the protein MTESTITAERLIGRFGMVASVVDCLLDANGPGALILGDAGIGKTALANEVIFELGSRIRPFYVYAGPSLSEVPYAALAPLLTALTPGQTDQPRAVLKALVTELNPEGLRDQSQAVLVVEDAQHLDDSSAAVIAQLAAAEAARVVLLCRPHPSPPPEVLSMWSEGLVDRFELQPLSKEESDELCTRVLGSPLVPSASAVLFRSSGGNPMFLLELIAHAKTRGHLVQRNDTWVLLSEPGAATVRLMDLVRNQIMQLNPGQRQALESVALAEAIPLSVLQRASDSHAVDELKELQFIAISADPARHVRLAQPLIGEVIRQLVPTARSVTIRRRIVDLMDSRPETLDGRLRHVTWALESGATVPDADILEAAQLANRLFIPEYVERVVGAIRDPSLKLAAQVELARAKLYGRDPMGAGLCLEGVVEQATDLRTVRQASMLAAQLAAGKRNGPESVLRAADAWAEAVSRLEEARPGFDAKEFATARLGSRLLALEGYQAAGRHVEAEPELQQIWESTDDDESRLLAGTLLAESLALTGRAVSAIQIIMDVEDILADSGDRRLEYAEFVMRRYLLALLHAGEFDVLDEYLQNHIAQASNSLIYFGGMLHLAAGTADLHRGIIGAALPKLSQAAEVLRLSDAGGDLPDALAAAAYAASILNRTETAKVNADAYEALLSDHRHASLLGQAYTVAALAERLGVQTAVSKLTALADAAAASGFLSYEVEILSLVLRLGDLSVVPRLAVTAEGCEGRSAEFLAAYCRALAAKDVNRLVEMSDATARDGLDLAAAECAAHALRILETRGDKPRQFEAQKLVKQRNAALNKTGSSAAEIPPDLHKLTRREQEIAALVQAGASNREIALQLGLSLRTVEGHLYRMFAKLGISHREDLASVAYGARHAG